One genomic region from Chthoniobacterales bacterium encodes:
- a CDS encoding heavy-metal-associated domain-containing protein, which translates to MQPDPADPHNLASPEHEILQTILIATEGAQPDAHARKIRELLEGRDGVDEVRAEPENARVVITFDSRKTDVALLHETILQAGYQADGTVAD; encoded by the coding sequence ATGCAACCAGACCCCGCTGATCCTCACAATCTCGCCAGCCCGGAACACGAGATTCTCCAGACCATCCTCATCGCCACCGAGGGCGCGCAACCGGACGCGCACGCCCGCAAAATCCGCGAACTGCTCGAGGGCCGCGATGGCGTGGATGAAGTCCGCGCCGAACCGGAAAACGCCCGCGTCGTCATCACCTTCGACTCTCGAAAAACGGACGTCGCGCTGCTTCACGAGACTATCCTCCAAGCCGGCTATCAGGCCGACGGCACCGTGGCCGACTAG
- a CDS encoding PEP-CTERM sorting domain-containing protein, translated as MKKFIITALAAAAVSGSTSFAALTYNSDDLVIAFSTSSTVPHTGNTYLVDFGNLSDFIGAGAYATGTHVVNAGQGSAYLADLAAASISLGTATFSIQSANFDDSSLTLSKARTSSGTQSVAFGNGSTGGANGDMLQMFLSLGTTATTTTASNSFSQSTGDDASYGKFVFGSLSPTQAYERYTNPEGSLSQTLDLYAATINGTGNATYLGNFTFNTANGNLSFTAVPEPSTYALLGLGALGLLFKATRRNKNAA; from the coding sequence ATGAAAAAATTTATTATCACAGCCTTGGCTGCCGCAGCCGTCTCCGGCTCCACCAGCTTCGCTGCTCTTACTTACAACTCCGATGACCTAGTCATCGCCTTCAGCACCAGCTCTACGGTGCCTCACACCGGAAACACCTATTTGGTGGATTTTGGAAACCTGAGCGACTTCATTGGCGCGGGTGCTTATGCCACTGGCACACATGTGGTGAATGCCGGACAAGGTAGCGCGTATCTCGCTGATCTAGCTGCTGCCAGCATTTCTTTAGGCACGGCCACCTTCAGCATCCAAAGCGCTAACTTCGACGATAGCAGCCTGACCTTGAGCAAAGCTCGTACTAGCAGCGGCACGCAGTCAGTTGCTTTTGGCAATGGATCCACGGGCGGCGCCAACGGCGATATGCTGCAAATGTTCCTGAGTCTAGGGACTACTGCCACGACCACGACTGCATCCAATAGCTTTTCGCAGAGCACTGGTGATGATGCGAGTTACGGGAAATTCGTTTTTGGTTCTCTGAGTCCAACCCAAGCTTACGAGCGCTACACTAATCCAGAGGGCTCACTTTCGCAGACTCTAGATCTGTATGCGGCGACCATCAACGGAACAGGGAATGCCACCTACCTTGGTAATTTCACGTTCAACACTGCCAATGGCAACCTCAGCTTCACGGCAGTCCCAGAGCCCTCCACTTACGCCCTGCTCGGACTGGGTGCCCTTGGACTTCTCTTCAAAGCCACTCGCCGCAACAAGAACGCCGCGTAA
- a CDS encoding type II toxin-antitoxin system ParD family antitoxin, which yields MTTLSITLQDEDKSFIETVVKSGRYLTESEVVADALAGFKVQEEIRKQRLASLKAKIQVGIDELDRGESAVWNVDEVKAKGRALLASQQAAA from the coding sequence ATGACAACCTTGAGCATCACACTGCAAGACGAGGACAAGAGCTTTATCGAAACCGTCGTAAAATCCGGGCGTTATTTGACGGAGAGCGAAGTGGTGGCTGACGCTCTGGCAGGATTCAAGGTGCAAGAGGAAATTCGCAAGCAACGCCTCGCCAGTCTCAAGGCGAAAATCCAAGTGGGAATTGATGAACTCGATCGGGGCGAAAGCGCGGTTTGGAATGTCGATGAAGTGAAAGCCAAAGGTCGGGCGTTACTGGCCAGCCAGCAGGCGGCTGCCTAA
- a CDS encoding type II toxin-antitoxin system RelE/ParE family toxin produces the protein MAQIIRSAQAERDAVEIWAYIARDNPPAADHLLETFDEIFTSLSMQPHLGKTVEELATNLRQHRISHQKMSVARS, from the coding sequence ATGGCTCAGATTATTCGTTCTGCCCAAGCGGAAAGAGACGCGGTGGAAATATGGGCTTACATCGCCCGAGATAATCCGCCCGCCGCCGACCATCTTCTGGAAACGTTTGACGAGATCTTTACCTCGCTCTCGATGCAACCTCATTTGGGCAAAACCGTCGAAGAACTCGCGACCAATCTGCGACAGCACCGCATTTCTCACCAGAAAATGAGTGTTGCGCGGTCTTGA
- a CDS encoding YetF domain-containing protein, with protein MPTTLLSTLDTLLDHALGLHQKVDTLTIGQTCTRTVVVFLFAIVLMRLANKRFMGHSTVMDAMLGIVFGSVLSRAINGAAPFVQTLAASCVLVACHWIASALACRSHRLGYFWKGHPTLLVREGIAQVDAMRRCQITEHDLHEALRQQGEPPDIAKIALANLERNGRISIVSGH; from the coding sequence ATGCCGACGACCCTTCTTTCCACACTCGACACCCTCCTCGATCACGCCCTCGGCCTGCACCAGAAAGTCGATACCCTCACCATCGGGCAGACCTGCACGCGCACGGTCGTCGTTTTCCTCTTCGCCATCGTTCTCATGCGACTGGCCAACAAACGTTTCATGGGCCACAGCACCGTCATGGACGCCATGCTGGGCATCGTCTTTGGCTCCGTCCTCAGCCGGGCGATCAATGGCGCCGCGCCCTTCGTGCAAACCCTCGCCGCATCGTGCGTCCTCGTCGCCTGCCATTGGATCGCGTCGGCCCTCGCCTGTCGTTCGCATCGCCTGGGATACTTCTGGAAAGGCCATCCCACGCTGCTAGTCCGCGAGGGCATCGCGCAAGTGGACGCCATGAGGCGATGCCAGATCACCGAGCACGACCTGCACGAGGCGCTCCGCCAGCAAGGCGAGCCGCCCGACATTGCCAAAATCGCCCTCGCCAACCTGGAGCGCAACGGGCGCATCTCCATCGTGTCCGGGCACTGA
- a CDS encoding tetratricopeptide repeat protein, giving the protein MFRSILCLAVFPLSIAMGLDSKNTPVATPFELGRAYARGEGVAKDEAQAIEYFKQAAAQGDARACVQLGAIYTAPSHLLQDDVEGFSWFKKGADLADPVAQYNLGWCYAGGRGVKQDFAKAVQWYRRAAEAGQVQAQFKLGTIYFNGENGQPRDLEQARRWFSQAAEAGNAPAQNSLAVQYEMGLGGEKNFAEAVRLYRAAAEQGEKQGEANLARMYEYGLGGLKKDYQQALLWYSLSARQEEITAIKGLNGLVEAGAVTKEQVEEGKWMAEEYIKTHPTAAGPKPLPGN; this is encoded by the coding sequence ATGTTTAGATCGATACTTTGTCTGGCCGTGTTTCCGCTCTCCATTGCAATGGGACTCGATTCAAAAAATACCCCCGTTGCGACGCCCTTCGAGCTAGGTCGCGCTTACGCAAGGGGCGAGGGAGTCGCAAAAGATGAGGCCCAGGCGATCGAGTATTTCAAACAGGCGGCGGCGCAAGGGGATGCGCGTGCCTGTGTGCAGTTGGGGGCGATCTATACCGCGCCGAGCCATCTGCTGCAGGACGATGTGGAGGGGTTTTCGTGGTTCAAAAAAGGGGCCGACCTCGCCGATCCCGTGGCCCAATACAATCTCGGCTGGTGCTATGCCGGTGGCCGCGGCGTGAAGCAGGATTTCGCGAAGGCGGTGCAGTGGTATCGCCGCGCCGCCGAGGCTGGCCAGGTGCAGGCGCAATTCAAGCTCGGCACGATTTATTTCAATGGTGAAAACGGCCAGCCTCGCGATCTGGAACAGGCCCGGAGGTGGTTCAGCCAGGCTGCCGAGGCAGGAAATGCGCCCGCCCAAAATAGTCTGGCGGTGCAATATGAGATGGGCTTGGGGGGAGAGAAAAACTTTGCAGAGGCCGTGCGCCTGTATCGCGCCGCCGCCGAACAGGGAGAAAAACAGGGCGAGGCGAATCTGGCTCGCATGTATGAATACGGATTGGGCGGTCTAAAGAAGGATTACCAGCAGGCTCTGCTCTGGTATTCGCTCAGTGCCAGGCAGGAGGAGATCACTGCGATCAAGGGCCTCAATGGACTGGTGGAAGCCGGAGCCGTGACGAAGGAGCAGGTGGAGGAAGGGAAATGGATGGCGGAGGAATATATCAAGACTCATCCGACCGCAGCCGGGCCGAAGCCACTGCCAGGGAACTGA
- a CDS encoding tetratricopeptide repeat protein, whose product MKIRFRLFLLLIGSANIAQATSLLADDPMLITAHPASLLDASNSFPTDTAAQYDLARKLLKSDSQKAFTLMKAAADQGYAEAFAGMGFFHGSGLVVEKDTAAAREWFQKGADRGSARAQLNLGMLLLDSATTANDKAAALKWVEAAASQQLPQAQNAMGEMLETGTGCEKNTTRAIEYYRQAAQRGFSPAASHLGKILDPATNPDPAQRVEAISWLMIAASCHDPASEEALANLPFKSHEQEMSEARKKAVALLAGLAGN is encoded by the coding sequence ATGAAGATTCGTTTCCGTCTTTTTCTGCTCCTGATTGGTTCTGCTAACATCGCTCAGGCTACCAGCCTGCTCGCGGATGATCCGATGTTAATCACAGCCCATCCGGCTTCTTTGTTAGACGCTTCCAACTCGTTTCCCACCGATACCGCCGCCCAATACGATCTGGCCCGCAAGCTTCTGAAGAGCGACAGCCAGAAAGCTTTTACCCTCATGAAAGCCGCGGCCGACCAGGGCTACGCCGAGGCATTTGCCGGCATGGGTTTCTTCCACGGCAGCGGACTTGTGGTGGAAAAAGATACTGCCGCCGCTCGGGAATGGTTTCAAAAAGGAGCCGACCGGGGCAGCGCCAGGGCGCAACTCAATCTCGGTATGCTGCTGCTGGATTCAGCGACGACTGCCAACGACAAAGCAGCCGCTCTGAAATGGGTGGAAGCCGCCGCCAGCCAGCAGCTTCCGCAGGCCCAAAATGCGATGGGTGAAATGCTGGAAACCGGCACCGGCTGCGAGAAGAACACCACTCGCGCCATCGAGTACTATCGGCAGGCGGCGCAACGGGGATTTTCCCCGGCGGCCAGTCATCTGGGGAAAATCCTCGATCCGGCCACCAACCCCGACCCGGCGCAAAGAGTGGAAGCCATTTCCTGGCTGATGATCGCCGCGAGCTGCCACGATCCCGCCTCGGAGGAAGCGCTGGCCAATCTTCCCTTCAAATCCCACGAGCAGGAAATGTCGGAAGCCCGCAAAAAGGCCGTCGCATTGTTAGCAGGGCTCGCTGGAAATTAG
- a CDS encoding beta-galactosidase, with protein MMSPPSTNSSQNLIPGFLMGGFECSTHRLGSGRRLDLIASTKHDKFVREDYQRLREIGVQVVRDGLRWHKIEPEPGQYDFSSVLPMLQAAEETGLKVIWDVCHYGWPDDVAIFKPAFVERMGKFTQAFVRMHLEVTGRAPWIAPVNEISFFAWAGGQIAMFNPGSRGRGDDLKAQLVRATIASIEGAWEVSRETRIVHTDPLIRVLGDPQSKRAQNRADAYHQAQYQSFDMISGRWKPELGGKPEYLDIIGLNYYPANQWMVHKSAPGKKNPPQLRLGHPAYKPLRELLAENWQRYQRPLFLAETGTEGDFRPKWFRYVCDEVAAAIEAGVPVEGLCWYPIVNHPGWTNHRHCHNGLWDYADKSGEREAAESLLEEWGEQKERFDRLLAGI; from the coding sequence ATGATGTCGCCGCCTTCCACAAATTCCTCGCAAAACCTCATTCCCGGCTTCCTGATGGGCGGCTTTGAATGCTCCACCCACCGCCTCGGCTCGGGGCGGCGGCTGGATCTGATCGCCTCGACGAAGCACGATAAATTTGTCCGAGAGGATTACCAGCGGCTGCGCGAGATCGGAGTGCAAGTCGTTCGCGACGGGCTCCGCTGGCACAAGATCGAGCCGGAGCCGGGGCAATATGATTTCTCGTCGGTGCTGCCGATGCTCCAGGCGGCGGAAGAGACGGGTTTGAAAGTAATCTGGGATGTGTGCCACTACGGCTGGCCGGACGATGTGGCGATCTTCAAGCCGGCCTTTGTCGAGCGGATGGGGAAATTTACCCAGGCTTTTGTGCGGATGCATCTGGAGGTGACCGGGCGCGCACCGTGGATCGCGCCGGTGAACGAGATTTCGTTCTTCGCCTGGGCCGGGGGTCAGATAGCGATGTTCAACCCCGGCAGCCGGGGACGGGGCGACGACCTGAAGGCGCAACTGGTGCGTGCCACGATTGCCAGCATCGAGGGCGCTTGGGAAGTTTCCCGCGAGACGCGCATCGTTCATACCGATCCGCTGATCCGTGTGCTGGGCGATCCCCAGAGCAAGCGCGCCCAGAATCGCGCCGACGCCTATCACCAGGCGCAGTATCAGAGTTTTGACATGATTTCCGGCCGCTGGAAACCGGAGTTGGGCGGCAAGCCGGAGTATCTGGACATCATTGGGTTGAATTATTATCCAGCCAATCAATGGATGGTCCACAAGAGTGCGCCGGGGAAGAAAAACCCGCCGCAATTGCGCTTGGGGCACCCGGCTTACAAGCCACTGCGCGAGTTGCTGGCGGAGAACTGGCAGCGTTATCAGCGACCGCTCTTTCTGGCGGAGACGGGGACGGAGGGAGACTTCCGTCCGAAGTGGTTTCGCTATGTCTGCGACGAAGTGGCCGCAGCCATCGAGGCGGGTGTGCCGGTCGAGGGCCTCTGCTGGTATCCCATTGTCAATCATCCCGGCTGGACGAACCACCGACATTGCCACAACGGACTCTGGGATTATGCCGACAAGTCGGGCGAACGGGAAGCCGCCGAGTCACTGCTGGAGGAATGGGGTGAGCAAAAGGAGCGGTTCGACCGGCTCCTGGCTGGAATCTGA
- a CDS encoding DMT family transporter, with amino-acid sequence MTDQRRASLYLIGATLFWGLSFPLTRALAVAQQANLPLASTWFLTALTVAVRFGVAGVVMLGLALRGGMRPTRSEWVQGLGLAFFASGGLIFQNDGLFRTTASVSAFLTQSYCAILPLYTAVRLRKWPRAVEIFALGLVIAGVAILSGVRWGDLHLGRGEIETLVCSVFFAGQILWLERAEFQSNRPVVFSTIMFLAIAAAMSGVTGLTMAQASDFFQAFHGWPSWFLVAALTVGCTLVTFTAMNRWQPHVSATDAGLIYCLEPVFAAVFALFLPGALAIWMELDLENELFTSALVLGGAAILLANLAVLLAPKSRLEVP; translated from the coding sequence ATGACTGACCAACGCCGCGCCTCTCTTTACCTCATCGGGGCGACGCTTTTCTGGGGATTGAGCTTTCCCCTCACCCGCGCGCTAGCGGTGGCCCAGCAGGCAAATCTGCCGCTGGCCTCGACCTGGTTTCTGACCGCGCTGACGGTGGCCGTGCGTTTCGGGGTGGCGGGGGTGGTGATGCTCGGCCTGGCGCTGCGCGGCGGGATGCGGCCGACGCGCTCGGAGTGGGTGCAAGGTCTAGGACTGGCGTTTTTTGCCAGCGGCGGGCTCATTTTTCAAAACGACGGGCTCTTTCGCACCACGGCCTCGGTCTCGGCGTTTCTCACGCAGTCGTATTGCGCCATTTTGCCGCTCTACACGGCGGTGCGGCTGCGGAAATGGCCGCGCGCGGTGGAGATATTTGCCCTCGGGCTGGTGATCGCGGGGGTGGCGATCCTCTCGGGGGTGCGCTGGGGCGACTTGCATCTGGGTCGGGGCGAAATCGAGACGCTGGTCTGCTCGGTTTTCTTCGCGGGCCAGATTTTGTGGCTGGAACGGGCGGAGTTTCAGTCGAATCGTCCGGTGGTTTTCTCGACGATCATGTTTCTCGCGATCGCGGCGGCGATGTCGGGTGTGACGGGGCTGACGATGGCGCAGGCGTCGGATTTCTTCCAGGCTTTCCACGGGTGGCCGAGCTGGTTTCTGGTGGCGGCGCTGACGGTGGGCTGCACGCTGGTGACGTTTACGGCGATGAATCGCTGGCAGCCCCACGTGTCGGCGACGGATGCGGGGCTGATATACTGTCTGGAGCCGGTGTTTGCGGCGGTGTTTGCGCTATTTTTACCCGGCGCTCTCGCGATATGGATGGAACTCGACTTGGAGAATGAGCTTTTTACGAGCGCGCTAGTGCTCGGCGGCGCGGCAATCCTGCTGGCGAATCTGGCGGTGTTGCTGGCTCCGAAAAGCAGGCTGGAAGTTCCTTGA